One window from the genome of Anguilla rostrata isolate EN2019 chromosome 5, ASM1855537v3, whole genome shotgun sequence encodes:
- the si:dkey-9i23.8 gene encoding galanin receptor type 1, which produces MAVLSVEMIMGVVGNIVILLAKFKCRDQFLCTCWLPLVSLSLSDLGSSLLIISGSLFAVVTGNQSSPWCEIVSLLKFAFITSSIGSLAILCVQRTMRVASTGSCLSVVMAAACLASWVTGVVIGSVPVVYDWIRYDPAEMLCAVFWESSYSDMLVYILCAFSVCIFLPFLLIVFCSTLTSAGWGWNCSSDLSSVTPLLVAFYMFCYTPFFISELVLLGRRDLSPAPDWLRTMSSMMAYLDCGLNPLIFCTNQEFRQAVLGLLWTNGRSPTEPVLTAVVKLEL; this is translated from the exons ATGGCGGTCCTGAGTGTAGAGATGATAATGGGGGTTGTGGGAAACATAGTAATTCTACTGGCAAAATTCAAG TGCAGGGATCAGTTCCTGTGCACCTGTTGGCTCCCTTTGGTCAGTTTGTCACTCTCTGACCTTGGCTCCTCCCTGCTCATCATCTCTGGATCCCTGTTTGCTGTTGTAACAGGGAATCAGAGTTCACCGTGGTGTGAGATCGTCAGCCTGCTCAAATTTGCTTTCATCACTTCCTCCATTGGCAGCCTGG CTATCCTGTGTGTCCAAAGAACCATGCGTGTGGCCTCCACAGGAAGCTGTCTATCTGTTGTCATGGCAGCAGCTTGCCTGGCTTCCTGGGTGACAGGGGTGGTGATTGGCAGTGTGCCCGTGGTGTATGACTGGATCag GTACGACCCAGCGGAAATGCTCTGTGCCGTCTTCTGGGAGAGCAGCTACTCCGACATGCTGGTGTACATTCTCTGCGCCTTTTCCGTCTGCATCTTCCTCCCTTTCCTGCTGATCGTCTTCTGCTCCACCCTGACATCTGCTGGCTGGGGGTGGAactgcagcag tgaccTGTCCTCTGTCACCCCTCTGTTGGTGGCGTTCTACATGTTCTGCTACACCCCGTTTTTCATCTCTGAG CTGGTGTTGCTGGGGAGGCGGGACCTATCGCcggctcctgattggctacgCACAATGTCATCGATGATGGCCTACCTGGACTGTGGGCTGAACCCGCTCATATTCTGCACCAATCAGGAATTCCGTCAGGCAGTGCTGGGCCTGCTGTGGACCAATGGGAGGTCACCAACCGAACCGGTTCTGACAGCAGTGGTGAAGCTGGAGCTGTGA
- the tmem187 gene encoding transmembrane protein 187, whose translation MKIALLHVTIPLVLCVSVATSGIFSSVQVDLTYDHYAERTVDYLPAFLAMPFNSLVNLGYIAMGIYWLLQRAGGQEDKNTAYVKDVFTVMAITYAPVQWVRLATLSRLPAVLDQWFTLPIFAWVPVWCRFITHGWQPRHALAVELCSLFSYALALVHDRGFEVALGCHVALAVTEGVRVQRRFGDPLSRRYLALAMLTCCGFVALKLLDHPLAQYRVFQRLTGHFWSKVCDIYQFHFSFCFLTRLTRLAQRREE comes from the coding sequence ATGAAAATAGCGCTGTTACACGTAACAATCCCCCTCGTACTTTGCGTTTCAGTAGCTACCAGCGGGATATTCAGCTCTGTTCAGGTAGACTTGACCTATGACCACTATGCCGAGAGAACGGTGGATTATCTTCCTGCCTTCTTGGCAATGCCATTTAACTCCCTGGTCAACTTGGGATACATCGCAATGGGAATTTATTGGCTACTTCAGCGTGCAGGAGGTCAAGAGGACAAGAACACTGCTTATGTGAAAGACGTGTTCACTGTCATGGCAATAACATACGCGCCGGTACAGTGGGTCCGGCTTGCAACCCTGAGTCGGCTGCCTGCTGTTTTGGACCAGTGGTTCACGCTACCCATTTTCGCGTGGGTGCCAGTTTGGTGTCGGTTCATTACGCACGGATGGCAGCCGCGCCACGCGCTGGCTGTggagctctgctctctgtttAGCTACGCTTTGGCTCTGGTTCACGACCGCGGGTTCGAGGTGGCTCTTGGCTGTCACGTGGCCCTTGCGGTGACCGAAGGCGTCCGGGTTCAGCGGCGCTTTGGGGACCCTCTCTCCCGGCGGTACTTGGCCCTGGCGATGCTAACCTGTTGTGGATTCGTAGCCCTGAAGCTGCTAGACCACCCCCTGGCACAATACCGGGTTTTCCAGCGCCTCACGGGACATTTCTGGTCCAAAGTGTGCGACATTTACCAGTTTCACTTCAGTTTCTGCTTCCTCACGCGCCTCACGAGACTGGCACAGAGGCGCGAAGAGTAG